A single region of the Hylaeus volcanicus isolate JK05 chromosome 5, UHH_iyHylVolc1.0_haploid, whole genome shotgun sequence genome encodes:
- the LOC128877642 gene encoding tolloid-like protein 2 isoform X1, with protein MASVLWHASGNSFVSPAFILFLLLCPRNSTECDQKFISTTNGPPNGTFHAPMLINPDGDSRQCVYTFFACPGERVELFFTSFGLRGTPPGGSAVGELPACFHEYIDLYAEIRTESTTKLIDTPFGGRFCGPIPPRRRVSLYQGIALSFYTDRNITLPTLFSGIYRFINASEYEVGTPAPSTPCSFTVNSTHKSNGSILSPTYPGTYPKDLVCSYQFIGKSNQRVRLEFRDFDLFFGGPHCPLDYVKVYDGLDNTSAVIGTYCGQQRNLVLYSSESSLFVLFATIQRTANTQNRGFKGIFEFSESFVKLDFITAYKGEHIRGSECDQKILSKKESSGDVVSPNFPYPYIPKVVCRYFVYGMQDAQHLERVRLEFTTFNIPKNKSTGDSSCTDGYLKLYLKGQEATDSYDKFDHELCGLKSNPTHVVSDGPRLVMVFSSGESQGQGFKARYSFETEYKIPGTAAPDGSCTFTYRSSSRKKGDFNSPRHPSNYPSDTNCTYYFLATPNEQVTLIFDNFKVRTKNTNVTAGYYGLDICQDDWLEIYNMYRDKTEKLIGRYCGTTAPGPVESNLGALGLRVILHSDSELVYSGFKARYTFEVAKPIFGDCGSNISSLNYGIIASPNFPNKYDGPERNHASKTCNWFIRVGPNQRILLNFEEFSVEGDQTARGCPAAVLRMWYSALSTPVELCGVKTANVNWTYLSEDNNMRLSFILADKAVGQQGFRATWTEVSTNTDCQNQFSCSKSRYCIAESLRCNNIYNCGPADTSDEENCDTAVVRTDSYGEVAGYIAGAVLVALVVCLFYHRKLKRRVPSVHLDDLRQRVDETHRCYHHENLLHHHRHHHHHYPHHHHHHEHQQQQQQQQHQHQHQHQHQHQHQHQHQHQHQHQHHQHQHHYQDETDEYAARYQLEASASPASESDNEQACVEEASSLDSV; from the exons ATGGCTTCGGTACTCTGGCATGCTTCTGGGAATAGTTTCGTTTCTCCCGCCTTTATCTTGTTCCTGCTGCTTTGTCCTCGCAACAGTACAG AGTGCGATCAAAAGTTTATAAGCACTACTAATGGGCCACCGAATGGAACTTTTCACGCTCCGATGTTGATCAATCCCGATGGAGACTCCAGACAGTGCGTGTACACGTTTTTTGCCTGTCCAGGGGAGCGAGTTGAATTGTTTTTCACCTCGTTTGGTCTGCGGGGGACTCCTCCAGG GGGATCTGCCGTTGGAGAATTACCAGC CTGCTTTCACGAATATATTGACTTGTACGCGGAAATACGGACGGAAAGTACTACCAAGTTGATAGACACACCTTTTGGAGGACGCTTCTGCGGTCCGATTCCACCACGCAGGCGCGTTTCCCTTTATCAAGGAATCGCCCTTAGCTTCTACACCGATAGAAATATCACATTACCTACCCTCTTCAGCGGTATCTACAGGTTTATCAATGCCT CTGAATACGAGGTGGGAACACCTGCTCCTAGCACCCCATGCTCTTTTACGGTAAACTCGACGCACAAAAGTAACGGTAGCATACTGTCTCCAACGTATCCAGGCACATATCCGAAGGATCTCGTTTGTAGTTATCAGTTTATCGGGAAAAGTAACCAAAGAGTACGGCTGGAGTTTCGAGACTTTGACTTGTTCTTCGGTGGTCCACA TTGCCCGTTGGATTACGTCAAGGTGTACGACGGTCTGGACAACACGTCCGCCGTGATCGGTACGTACTGCGGCCAGCAACGAAACCTAGTATTATATTCGTCCGAGTCCAGCCTGTTCGTGCTGTTCGCGACCATCCAGCGCACCGCCAACACCCAGAATCGCGGGTTCAAGGGGATCTTTGAGTTCTCGGAAAGTTTCGTCAAGTTAG ACTTCATAACCGCTTACAAGGGCGAGCATATCCGTGGATCGGAATGCGATCAGAAGATTTTAAGCAAAAAGGAGTCGTCGGGAGACGTCGTTAGCCCGAACTTTCCCTATCCTTACATACCGAAGGTCGTCTGTCGGTATTTCGTTTATGGGATGCAGGACGCGCAGCACCTTGAGCGCGTTCGATTAGAATTCACGACGTTCAACATACCAAAGAATAAAAGCACGGGAGA TTCGTCGTGCACCGATGGATACTTGAAGTTGTACTTGAAAGGCCAAGAAGCAACGGATTCGTACGACAAATTCGATCACGAATTGTGCGGTTTAAAGAGCAATCCCACTCATGTAGTTAGCGATGGTCCTAGACTCGTTATGGTGTTTAGCAGTGGCGAATCGCAGGGCCAGGGTTTTAAAGCACG GTACAGCTTCGAGACGGAATACAAAATACCAGGCACCGCGGCTCCAGATGGTAGCTGTACATTTACATACCGCAGTTCCTCCCGCAAAAAGGGAGACTTTAATTCTCCACGACATCCTAGCAATTATCCAAGCGACACAAACTGCACGTATTACTTTTTGGCGACGCCCAACGAACAAGTTACCTTGatattcgataattttaaaGTCAGGACGAAAAACACGAACGTGACAGCCGGCTACTACGG GCTCGACATTTGCCAGGACGACTGGCTAGAGATATACAACATGTACCGAGACAAGACGGAAAAATTGATAGGCAGATACTGTGGCACCACTGCTCCAGGTCCAGTGGAATCGAATCTGGGTGCTCTAGGTCTAAGGGTGATTCTACACTCGGACTCGGAGCTCGTTTACAGCGGCTTCAAGGCTCGGTACACGTTCGAGGTGGCCAAACCCATATTCGGAG ATTGCGGTTCGAACATAAGTAGCTTAAATTACGGGATTATCGCCAGTCCGAATTTCCCTAACAAATACGACGGACCCGAGAGGAACCACGCCAGCAagacttgcaattggtttatAAGAGTCGGACCGAATCAGAGAATACTATTAAACTTTGAGGAGTTCTCCGTGGAGGGTGATCAGACAG CTCGTGGTTGCCCAGCTGCGGTGCTGCGCATGTGGTATTCCGCTTTGTCGACGCCAGTCGAGCTTTGCGGGGTTAAAACGGCGAACGTCAATTGGACTTACCTCTCCGAGGATAATAACATGCGTCTTAG CTTTATACTGGCCGACAAAGCGGTTGGACAGCAAGGGTTCAGAGCTACGTGGACCGAAGTAAGCACGAACACTGACTGCCAGAATCAGTTTAGCTGCAGTAAAAGTAGATACTGCATTGCAGAATCGCTTCGGTgtaataacatttataattgcGGCCCGGCTGATACTTCGGACGAGGAAAACT GTGACACGGCCGTCGTACGGACGGATAGCTACGGCGAAGTCGCGGGATACATCGCTGGCGCGGTTCTGGTGGCACTGGTCGTTTGCCTCTTTTACCATCGTAAACTGAAGAGACGCGTTCCGTCGGTACACCTGGACGACTTGCGTCAACGCGTAGACGAGACCCATCGATGTTACCATCACGAAAATCTCCTTCACCATCACCGTCATCATCACCATCATTATCCTCATCACCATCATCACCACGAGCatcaacagcaacagcaacagcagcagcatcAACATCAACATCAACATCAACATCAACATCAACATCAACATCAACATCAACA
- the LOC128877642 gene encoding dorsal-ventral patterning tolloid-like protein 1 isoform X3, translating into MASVLWHASGNSFVSPAFILFLLLCPRNSTECDQKFISTTNGPPNGTFHAPMLINPDGDSRQCVYTFFACPGERVELFFTSFGLRGTPPGGSAVGELPACFHEYIDLYAEIRTESTTKLIDTPFGGRFCGPIPPRRRVSLYQGIALSFYTDRNITLPTLFSGIYRFINASEYEVGTPAPSTPCSFTVNSTHKSNGSILSPTYPGTYPKDLVCSYQFIGKSNQRVRLEFRDFDLFFGGPHCPLDYVKVYDGLDNTSAVIGTYCGQQRNLVLYSSESSLFVLFATIQRTANTQNRGFKGIFEFSESFVKLDFITAYKGEHIRGSECDQKILSKKESSGDVVSPNFPYPYIPKVVCRYFVYGMQDAQHLERVRLEFTTFNIPKNKSTGDSSCTDGYLKLYLKGQEATDSYDKFDHELCGLKSNPTHVVSDGPRLVMVFSSGESQGQGFKARYSFETEYKIPGTAAPDGSCTFTYRSSSRKKGDFNSPRHPSNYPSDTNCTYYFLATPNEQVTLIFDNFKVRTKNTNVTAGYYGLDICQDDWLEIYNMYRDKTEKLIGRYCGTTAPGPVESNLGALGLRVILHSDSELVYSGFKARYTFEVAKPIFGDCGSNISSLNYGIIASPNFPNKYDGPERNHASKTCNWFIRVGPNQRILLNFEEFSVEGDQTARGCPAAVLRMWYSALSTPVELCGVKTANVNWTYLSEDNNMRLSFILADKAVGQQGFRATWTEVSTNTDCQNQFSCSKSRYCIAESLRCNNIYNCGPADTSDEENSLR; encoded by the exons ATGGCTTCGGTACTCTGGCATGCTTCTGGGAATAGTTTCGTTTCTCCCGCCTTTATCTTGTTCCTGCTGCTTTGTCCTCGCAACAGTACAG AGTGCGATCAAAAGTTTATAAGCACTACTAATGGGCCACCGAATGGAACTTTTCACGCTCCGATGTTGATCAATCCCGATGGAGACTCCAGACAGTGCGTGTACACGTTTTTTGCCTGTCCAGGGGAGCGAGTTGAATTGTTTTTCACCTCGTTTGGTCTGCGGGGGACTCCTCCAGG GGGATCTGCCGTTGGAGAATTACCAGC CTGCTTTCACGAATATATTGACTTGTACGCGGAAATACGGACGGAAAGTACTACCAAGTTGATAGACACACCTTTTGGAGGACGCTTCTGCGGTCCGATTCCACCACGCAGGCGCGTTTCCCTTTATCAAGGAATCGCCCTTAGCTTCTACACCGATAGAAATATCACATTACCTACCCTCTTCAGCGGTATCTACAGGTTTATCAATGCCT CTGAATACGAGGTGGGAACACCTGCTCCTAGCACCCCATGCTCTTTTACGGTAAACTCGACGCACAAAAGTAACGGTAGCATACTGTCTCCAACGTATCCAGGCACATATCCGAAGGATCTCGTTTGTAGTTATCAGTTTATCGGGAAAAGTAACCAAAGAGTACGGCTGGAGTTTCGAGACTTTGACTTGTTCTTCGGTGGTCCACA TTGCCCGTTGGATTACGTCAAGGTGTACGACGGTCTGGACAACACGTCCGCCGTGATCGGTACGTACTGCGGCCAGCAACGAAACCTAGTATTATATTCGTCCGAGTCCAGCCTGTTCGTGCTGTTCGCGACCATCCAGCGCACCGCCAACACCCAGAATCGCGGGTTCAAGGGGATCTTTGAGTTCTCGGAAAGTTTCGTCAAGTTAG ACTTCATAACCGCTTACAAGGGCGAGCATATCCGTGGATCGGAATGCGATCAGAAGATTTTAAGCAAAAAGGAGTCGTCGGGAGACGTCGTTAGCCCGAACTTTCCCTATCCTTACATACCGAAGGTCGTCTGTCGGTATTTCGTTTATGGGATGCAGGACGCGCAGCACCTTGAGCGCGTTCGATTAGAATTCACGACGTTCAACATACCAAAGAATAAAAGCACGGGAGA TTCGTCGTGCACCGATGGATACTTGAAGTTGTACTTGAAAGGCCAAGAAGCAACGGATTCGTACGACAAATTCGATCACGAATTGTGCGGTTTAAAGAGCAATCCCACTCATGTAGTTAGCGATGGTCCTAGACTCGTTATGGTGTTTAGCAGTGGCGAATCGCAGGGCCAGGGTTTTAAAGCACG GTACAGCTTCGAGACGGAATACAAAATACCAGGCACCGCGGCTCCAGATGGTAGCTGTACATTTACATACCGCAGTTCCTCCCGCAAAAAGGGAGACTTTAATTCTCCACGACATCCTAGCAATTATCCAAGCGACACAAACTGCACGTATTACTTTTTGGCGACGCCCAACGAACAAGTTACCTTGatattcgataattttaaaGTCAGGACGAAAAACACGAACGTGACAGCCGGCTACTACGG GCTCGACATTTGCCAGGACGACTGGCTAGAGATATACAACATGTACCGAGACAAGACGGAAAAATTGATAGGCAGATACTGTGGCACCACTGCTCCAGGTCCAGTGGAATCGAATCTGGGTGCTCTAGGTCTAAGGGTGATTCTACACTCGGACTCGGAGCTCGTTTACAGCGGCTTCAAGGCTCGGTACACGTTCGAGGTGGCCAAACCCATATTCGGAG ATTGCGGTTCGAACATAAGTAGCTTAAATTACGGGATTATCGCCAGTCCGAATTTCCCTAACAAATACGACGGACCCGAGAGGAACCACGCCAGCAagacttgcaattggtttatAAGAGTCGGACCGAATCAGAGAATACTATTAAACTTTGAGGAGTTCTCCGTGGAGGGTGATCAGACAG CTCGTGGTTGCCCAGCTGCGGTGCTGCGCATGTGGTATTCCGCTTTGTCGACGCCAGTCGAGCTTTGCGGGGTTAAAACGGCGAACGTCAATTGGACTTACCTCTCCGAGGATAATAACATGCGTCTTAG CTTTATACTGGCCGACAAAGCGGTTGGACAGCAAGGGTTCAGAGCTACGTGGACCGAAGTAAGCACGAACACTGACTGCCAGAATCAGTTTAGCTGCAGTAAAAGTAGATACTGCATTGCAGAATCGCTTCGGTgtaataacatttataattgcGGCCCGGCTGATACTTCGGACGAGGAAAACT
- the LOC128877642 gene encoding tolloid-like protein 1 isoform X2, producing the protein MASVLWHASGNSFVSPAFILFLLLCPRNSTECDQKFISTTNGPPNGTFHAPMLINPDGDSRQCVYTFFACPGERVELFFTSFGLRGTPPGGSAVGELPACFHEYIDLYAEIRTESTTKLIDTPFGGRFCGPIPPRRRVSLYQGIALSFYTDRNITLPTLFSGIYRFINASEYEVGTPAPSTPCSFTVNSTHKSNGSILSPTYPGTYPKDLVCSYQFIGKSNQRVRLEFRDFDLFFGGPHCPLDYVKVYDGLDNTSAVIGTYCGQQRNLVLYSSESSLFVLFATIQRTANTQNRGFKGIFEFSESFVKLDFITAYKGEHIRGSECDQKILSKKESSGDVVSPNFPYPYIPKVVCRYFVYGMQDAQHLERVRLEFTTFNIPKNKSTGDSSCTDGYLKLYLKGQEATDSYDKFDHELCGLKSNPTHVVSDGPRLVMVFSSGESQGQGFKARYSFETEYKIPGTAAPDGSCTFTYRSSSRKKGDFNSPRHPSNYPSDTNCTYYFLATPNEQVTLIFDNFKVRTKNTNVTAGYYGLDICQDDWLEIYNMYRDKTEKLIGRYCGTTAPGPVESNLGALGLRVILHSDSELVYSGFKARYTFEVAKPIFGDCGSNISSLNYGIIASPNFPNKYDGPERNHASKTCNWFIRVGPNQRILLNFEEFSVEGDQTARGCPAAVLRMWYSALSTPVELCGVKTANVNWTYLSEDNNMRLSFILADKAVGQQGFRATWTEVSTNTDCQNQFSCSKSRYCIAESLRCNNIYNCGPADTSDEENCKFRKR; encoded by the exons ATGGCTTCGGTACTCTGGCATGCTTCTGGGAATAGTTTCGTTTCTCCCGCCTTTATCTTGTTCCTGCTGCTTTGTCCTCGCAACAGTACAG AGTGCGATCAAAAGTTTATAAGCACTACTAATGGGCCACCGAATGGAACTTTTCACGCTCCGATGTTGATCAATCCCGATGGAGACTCCAGACAGTGCGTGTACACGTTTTTTGCCTGTCCAGGGGAGCGAGTTGAATTGTTTTTCACCTCGTTTGGTCTGCGGGGGACTCCTCCAGG GGGATCTGCCGTTGGAGAATTACCAGC CTGCTTTCACGAATATATTGACTTGTACGCGGAAATACGGACGGAAAGTACTACCAAGTTGATAGACACACCTTTTGGAGGACGCTTCTGCGGTCCGATTCCACCACGCAGGCGCGTTTCCCTTTATCAAGGAATCGCCCTTAGCTTCTACACCGATAGAAATATCACATTACCTACCCTCTTCAGCGGTATCTACAGGTTTATCAATGCCT CTGAATACGAGGTGGGAACACCTGCTCCTAGCACCCCATGCTCTTTTACGGTAAACTCGACGCACAAAAGTAACGGTAGCATACTGTCTCCAACGTATCCAGGCACATATCCGAAGGATCTCGTTTGTAGTTATCAGTTTATCGGGAAAAGTAACCAAAGAGTACGGCTGGAGTTTCGAGACTTTGACTTGTTCTTCGGTGGTCCACA TTGCCCGTTGGATTACGTCAAGGTGTACGACGGTCTGGACAACACGTCCGCCGTGATCGGTACGTACTGCGGCCAGCAACGAAACCTAGTATTATATTCGTCCGAGTCCAGCCTGTTCGTGCTGTTCGCGACCATCCAGCGCACCGCCAACACCCAGAATCGCGGGTTCAAGGGGATCTTTGAGTTCTCGGAAAGTTTCGTCAAGTTAG ACTTCATAACCGCTTACAAGGGCGAGCATATCCGTGGATCGGAATGCGATCAGAAGATTTTAAGCAAAAAGGAGTCGTCGGGAGACGTCGTTAGCCCGAACTTTCCCTATCCTTACATACCGAAGGTCGTCTGTCGGTATTTCGTTTATGGGATGCAGGACGCGCAGCACCTTGAGCGCGTTCGATTAGAATTCACGACGTTCAACATACCAAAGAATAAAAGCACGGGAGA TTCGTCGTGCACCGATGGATACTTGAAGTTGTACTTGAAAGGCCAAGAAGCAACGGATTCGTACGACAAATTCGATCACGAATTGTGCGGTTTAAAGAGCAATCCCACTCATGTAGTTAGCGATGGTCCTAGACTCGTTATGGTGTTTAGCAGTGGCGAATCGCAGGGCCAGGGTTTTAAAGCACG GTACAGCTTCGAGACGGAATACAAAATACCAGGCACCGCGGCTCCAGATGGTAGCTGTACATTTACATACCGCAGTTCCTCCCGCAAAAAGGGAGACTTTAATTCTCCACGACATCCTAGCAATTATCCAAGCGACACAAACTGCACGTATTACTTTTTGGCGACGCCCAACGAACAAGTTACCTTGatattcgataattttaaaGTCAGGACGAAAAACACGAACGTGACAGCCGGCTACTACGG GCTCGACATTTGCCAGGACGACTGGCTAGAGATATACAACATGTACCGAGACAAGACGGAAAAATTGATAGGCAGATACTGTGGCACCACTGCTCCAGGTCCAGTGGAATCGAATCTGGGTGCTCTAGGTCTAAGGGTGATTCTACACTCGGACTCGGAGCTCGTTTACAGCGGCTTCAAGGCTCGGTACACGTTCGAGGTGGCCAAACCCATATTCGGAG ATTGCGGTTCGAACATAAGTAGCTTAAATTACGGGATTATCGCCAGTCCGAATTTCCCTAACAAATACGACGGACCCGAGAGGAACCACGCCAGCAagacttgcaattggtttatAAGAGTCGGACCGAATCAGAGAATACTATTAAACTTTGAGGAGTTCTCCGTGGAGGGTGATCAGACAG CTCGTGGTTGCCCAGCTGCGGTGCTGCGCATGTGGTATTCCGCTTTGTCGACGCCAGTCGAGCTTTGCGGGGTTAAAACGGCGAACGTCAATTGGACTTACCTCTCCGAGGATAATAACATGCGTCTTAG CTTTATACTGGCCGACAAAGCGGTTGGACAGCAAGGGTTCAGAGCTACGTGGACCGAAGTAAGCACGAACACTGACTGCCAGAATCAGTTTAGCTGCAGTAAAAGTAGATACTGCATTGCAGAATCGCTTCGGTgtaataacatttataattgcGGCCCGGCTGATACTTCGGACGAGGAAAACTGTAAGTTTCGTAAACGTTAG